In the Sorghum bicolor cultivar BTx623 chromosome 4, Sorghum_bicolor_NCBIv3, whole genome shotgun sequence genome, ATCACGGGATTCTCGGTTCCACCTCGCGGACTTTTTTCTTCCCTTCGCGCGGTTTCCCTTCGCGCCGCCACCACTTCGTGCGATAGGAGAAGCATCGCGCGTCCTCCTTCGCCAGCTTCGCGCGCGCGTTTGGACGAAGCAGCGCACAATAGGACGACGCAACGCGCGATAGGACGAATCTACAACGCCTTCCTCATCAACGCCGGCCAGGTACGCCTTCTTCATCAATGCGATATCTAGGGTTTTGCTGTTGGCGGCTTAGGGGTTGGGCTGCTTTTGGCGGCTTGGGGATTGGATCATGGGATTGGGTACAGCAGTTGGTGGCTTGGGGATTGGATCATGGGATGGGGTTCACGAAATTCTGCTGCTCGCAAGCTGCAACGGCTTGACTGATAGCAGCGACCTGCCTTGACGACGAACTGATGGCGGCGACCGGAAACTGATGGGGAACAGGACCTGATGGAGATCGGTACTGGAGCAAGGGGCGAACCTGTACGacgacgaactgatggccaacagACGACGTGAACGGGAACTAACGGAACGGAAGATCGGTACTGCGATCGGTACTGCGAACGGGAACGACGAACTGCGCAGCTCACGATCGGTACTGCGCGGCTGTTGGCGCGGGAATTGGTGAACGGGAGACGACGGCgggctgtttggcgcgggatcgattggccgcgcggaaaggagtgccgcgaaacaaaatttccagaaaaaaaagatgatggacttggcattttgcataacggttggagatcacccgattttagccttgccattttcattTGAGGGTTTGCAATTTGCCTAAAATGTATAACTTTaaatgcataatggttggagatgctctaagccaCCCCAttcgtcttgtttagttccattgaATTTGTGGAtgtatgcataaaatattaaatatagataaaaaataactaattacatagtttatctataatttatgagataaatcttttaaatctaattaatctataatttaataataattactaaatacaaacgaaaatgactTAGACGAAACAAAAGAATTGGACGACGCTCCTGCTCCTCGCGCGAGCGCTTTTTTCTTTATTTGTGCCTTTTTGTCCATCGTCATCGCATCAGTCGAGTTTGGTTCGTTCATTGGCACGTGCTCCCGCCGAGCCAGAGGAGAGGGGCCGTTGGCACGTGCTGGGTTGGTCTGCTGACTAGGATAGGATATGTCGTTAGCATGTACAGTAAGCACGTACAAACGCGCAGCGTGGAACACGCTGCCCCGTCCGGCCCGGTCTTGTCCGCGCGGGGATATATTGATCCACACATTGTACCAAACACCCCAGCGACCGCGCCGGGATCTCACCTTgtttaaaaattttggaaaatcgacacggtagtattttcgtttgtatttgacaaacattgttcaattatagactaactaggttcaaaaggttcgtctcgtcaatttcgaccaaactatacaattagtttttattttcgtttatatttaatactacatgcatgcgtctaaagatttgatgtgacgtagaatgtgaaaaattttgcaaaattttcaggaaactaaacaaggccctgatgATCATCAACCTAGGCGGCGGCTAGGCCCGGTAGCTGCCGACCAAGTTCGTTCATTGGTCTTGTCTCCTTCCGACTCATCATGGGCAGACGAGACGACCCTTCCATTGTTGTACGACCGATCGACTGCAGCCATCTGATGTCCATCCGGCCGTCGTCCACGCCGCATAAGCTACTGCTCCTGTGATCGATCTTGAATTCTTCCTAAAGAAAACGCGGCTACAGTGGAGACAAGTCCTATCGCTATCGGAAGCGACAAAACACAGCGCGGTTTTCGAAATGAGCTGTGTAGGGTGCTGAGctacttgtttagttcgcaaaatttttcgtttttggatactgtagcatttcgtttttatttgacaaacattgtccaatcatggagtaactagactcaaaagattcatctcacaaattacatgtaaactgtgcaattagtttttattttcgtctatatttaatgttccatgcatgcgaccaaagattcgatgtgacggggaatcttgaaattttttgcgaactaaacaaggcctaagatactACCTTTCTTTTAAATTGGTCGAAATTTTAGATGTTTTAActctttaaaaaaattaaaatgacTATATAATTTAAGATGGATGGAGTACCATTATAGCGATGGAATACCactatatgtttttttttctcctgGACATCACTGTGTATATGAAGTTGTTTAATTCGGCCATTTATGCTGGGCAACTATTCCAAATGatcccttttttttaaaaaagatctATTCCATATGTTTCAGAAATCAGATTCCACTCAATTTTGAGGCGTAACACTTCCATGGAATGATTCAGACATCCGACCACCCAACCAAACAAAACAAACATTCAACACCCTatttgcttgagcttatctaaTCTAGTCTGTTCGTTTGAGTTTATATATCAAATCTGCTAGTCatttaacaatatttttctctcacaataaatcagcgaacaatactttcagccATATCTTTTCAGCCAAGCGAAGCTTTCTCACTACCACTGATATTTATTCCCTCATACATCACCTAactcttattactccaagttcCAGGTCCCTCATTGGAACTGGaatggaagaaaaaaaaagaatattaAAGGCTCCTACGAAGCCCTTTCGAACAAAGGGATGATTCTTTCAAAATTTTTACGAATTGGGTCATTCTAAAAGAATCTAGAAAGAAACTAAGGGTCTCTTTAGAACGCAGATTCTAGAAACATAGGGATAGAATGCCCTAACCTTGCATGGATTGAAAAAACACAAGAAACTGCAAGCTAGAACATTTAGATGGAGTGTAGAAAAAACACAAGAGTTTGATGGGATAGTGATACAAAGAAAACTCAACCTCTTGGTAAAATTTCTCCAGAATTCCTTAGAAACAATTCATTTCATAGAATTCATAGGAACCCAATCCATTGTTCCAAGGTTTATAGAAAATTTTCCTACAGGATGTTTCTCTAGAATTCCTCTGTTTTTTCTTTGTACCAAAGGGGCCTAAACATGAGCTCCATTGCTCTGACCTTATTGTTTTGTTTCCTATGTTTTTTCTACATTGCTTATAAAAGGTATCTTTCTAAACTTCCTTACATGTTCTAAAATCTCAAAGAATTTGAAGTATTAGGACATATCATTCCTAAGCTTTTCTTATTCTCGTGCTTTTCaatcctcccccccccccccccccccccccccaaagggGGCATATTTTGGAGCCGATTGCTGTAACTATTTTTTTAGAGGAACTGTACATTTTTTAGGAGATTAATATCCACTTGGTATAACTGGCCCACGACAGCTCCAATGGCTTTGCGTGCGGATGAGAGTTATAACAGTTGTATCTTCAGAAACCCATGATCCACCAACCCAAAAAATAATCTGCTTGAGCTAACCCTGAAATTATTGAGCTGGGTTGATATGGCATCCATATGACAACGCAGAGGCCCATCCGCTCATACGATTATTCTATGAAAGCAACGCACATTCACTTTGAACAGACAACAGAGGATCTGGGTACTACTAGTAGCAGCAGGCATACCAGGCAGGAGTCCGTAGCGTAGGGCGTGTTAGGTCTGTGTGTATTCCAATTTCCATAGCGCATGTCTGAGAGCCCTATTTCATGTCCCATAGGTAGGTACAGTATATCATGATATATACCGTCGAGTTCTGTCTACATTTTACCATTTTCTCCTTTTCTCCCCGGCGATTGAAGGCAAATCGATTCATATACAGCATCAAAAGTTCACATCGTCCTTCGGATGCAGCAAATCATGACCCGATCATGAACAGATTGTCAGCTCAGTGGAGCCGGGGCAGGATTCCCCATTGATGCAGGAACCCTTCGCCGGTGGTCACTTCCAGCACCAGGAGAGCCAGCACGGCCAGCATCGCTGCGCGGCCATTCCAGGTCTCTGCGCTCTTCGTCCAGCCCCACTCCCACACGATCACCGGAGGGGGGAGCTCATCGCGCTTCGAGTCGTATGCTGCTAGCAGCTCCTCCACGCTCCCGAGGGGTACGAGAGACTGCAAACGCAAAACCACCCCACATCACTTCAAACTCAAGCAAATTGGGTTACAATACAGCGGttgtgatgttagctaaatgACGCCACATCATCATATCACTGAATTTGGAAATAATTTAATCTATTTCAGCTCACAGGACATTTTCTTAACAGCAAAGTGGCCTAACGTATTATTCACATCTCATAATTCATTCAAGAATACGTGCGGCAAGTGCGTAGAGCAATTACCAAAcatggaaaaaaaaaatcattcaaGAATAGCAGGATTCTTTCTTGAGATGGGCAAGTTGCGAGGCAATCTTGTAGGCGCTGGACGTGTGATCCTGTCCAAATGcatgtccttttttttttggttggttGGGGGGTGGGGGGTGGGGTTCTGTGTGTGGGTGTGGGGGGATGGCAGATGCTCTGTCATCAAACATATGATTTTGTGGTATCTCTTTCTTTTATACACAGAAATATGCAAATGGTACCTTTTTTTTCCAGAACAAACCAGCTTGTCCTAAAGCTCTGTCCTCTTCTTTTCATCTTAGTGCATATATCCAACGTAGCTAGCCTTATTATGTGAGTATATGGTCAAATGCAATCTCATTGTGTTGGCTAATAACTTGGAAAAACAGGTAAACTCAATTTTGGCTTCCATTTAACTGAGGTACCATCTGAACTCTGAAAATATTGTTAATATAAAACACATGCATAGTTGAAGTCACCACTAAGTTAAGCATAAACACCAATATACCAGCATCTGGAAATAGCAATATTCTTTTGATCAATCATGAATTAGAGAGAATTTTATTTGCCATGTGCTAGTTGTTACCTGCCGAGCCTCAAGATTGGAAACTGCCATTGCGCCAACATAAGGTAGGCTTTCAATAACAGCATCAGCAAGATCCGAAATGAATGTGGGTTCGCAACCTAATGCTGGAACTCGTCCCCAGTGCTTGATGCCAGATTCTAAAGCCAACTCTTTGTACTCCACATCGATTTCTTCCAAAGTTTCAATGTGTTCGCTGACAAAACTGAACAGGGAAGACCATGAGAAAAAAGGAAGATTATCTGAGTTAAATTGGTGGGAGAGAACAATTAGCAGCAAGATGACAGATGTGAAGGTTATAAGAAGTGTAGCACAGACACAAGATCACTTCAATCAGAGATAACAGGAGCCAAGTTGAGAGAAATAGTACCTAATGGGAACAGCAAGCAGGCTCTTTACCCCTTTCTGCCCAAGCTCAATAATTGTCTCATCAGTGTACGGTTTCAGCCATTCCACTGGTCCAACTCGACTCTGTCGATTCAGAACATCGATTAGTAAAAGAAGAGTAACCACCATATTTGGCTAATGTCATTACAGTGCACTAACCTGATAAGCAAGTGTGCACGGATTTGTTATTCCTCTTTTTTCCAGTTCTTCCATGATAAGATCGACACACTCTTCCATTTCTGCTTTATATGGATCACCAGCTTCTTCAACATATGCCAGAGGAACTCCGTGAGCACTGAAAAATATCATAACCTGCAAATGGATTTCTCAAATTAGATGTACCTAGGTTTGGATGGCAAATGAATTCAAAATCAAAATGGTTCTGGACAATATTTCTTGTTACTAGAAGCCATCCTCACTCCAACATTACCACATTATTTGAGGAAATATTCCGcagaggaaagaaatttttagaAGAGACAATTTTCTTGGTGTCTAAAGAAGTCAAGCCCTCTGTCCTTTTTCTCTTTTAAGATAATATATCCCAGCCCTTTTAGCAGTACTGAGAGCCTTTTTGCAAGCATTGGAAGCTTGGTGTAAATGGAATTGTGCTTTGTTTGAAGAATAAGAGGAAAAAAATATTGCATATACTCTTCTACACAAGAGATAGCCTTGTATAATGACTTGCAGCACATAAAATAAATGTCCACCAAGTCCACTAACCTCCTACCTTTTTGGCTCAAGACAGAACCACAAGTGCTCAAAGTCATGGCTTGTCTTACCTTTTGGGGTACTGGAAATTTTGTCAGTTCGTTCTCAATCAAAGTTGCCATAGACTTGATATATCCTTCACGTTGATACCAGGAAGGTATAACTGTATGTTGCATATTCACGAGATATTCATCCTCTCTACAGAAAATTGAAAGTGACATAAGCACATAAGTATCAATTTTCTAAGCATCAGAATGCAGGTATCTGTAATTCCAAATATACCTGAATATGCTCTCCAATAAACGGAGACTTGAACCACTAGTTGATATGGAGAACTGAGGGTATAGAGGCAACACAACAAGTTTCGTGATACCATCCCGTTTTATCTAGAATGTAACACAAACAAAATTAGTGAGTTCACAAATGTATTTTTCAAATAGATATATATCACAGATGAACACTGAACCACCAGAAAGTACCTAATTGTACGTCTAGAATAGCATTCGCATAGCAAATGGTGTCATTAATACAATACCATAATTATCTAACGGTTTCATATCTAGAATAGAATAGCATTCATGCTGCAAATTGTTTCATGAAACTATTGAAACTGCAATCTGGACTCATATTCTTCTGCAAATGCTACTATCGAAAAATGTTTCTACTTTCTACAAACAAAGATCTAATTAGAAAGTGTTCAACTCAATGCACTTgattgattttatttttatggctTGCATTACTAAAGAACAATGGAAATTTACAGGTAGAATTTCACTCTAAGATGATAAAAATCAACAGAACACAGAAGTATTTTGGGTATATGCCAAGCCCCTACTTGTTCTATGGCTTCTTCAGTGAAGGGATGCCAATACCGCATTCCAACATACACCTTGGCAGGAACATCTTTTCCACATAATGCCTCCCTTAGTGCTTCAGCCTGCACATTTCATAAAAGCCATCAAATGGGAGCTCATAGTGCAGCTTTAGACATATTTTAGACATTTTACGACAAGTGGGGAAATCATTAGCAGCATCCATTCACATTCTAATCCTATCGTTGTCCAATGTAAAAGATGAATGACCAGAATGATACTAAACCACAAATACTGTTTTTCACAATATAAGATCACCATAGTGGCAATGAAGCATAGGTGAAATAGCAAATGCAATTATGTGTCATCTCACAGCATAATATTTTGAAGGCATTTCCTAGACCTAACCTATGAATCATCACAATATCAACCCAATTGCTGGGAGAATCATTTGTCAACCAAGTGAGCAGCAGCATGCGATTATTTGAAGTTCCACGAAAACCCCAAGTGACACTAATGGATGGGTTAGTTAGTCATGTGACAAGAATACCGGCTATGGAATTAATCAAGAGAAAATTAGTTTTCCCATGAGTCCATGACCCACTTATGTCCCTGACTCTAGGtaaaggaaaatccagagtgcTAAGATTCAATGAATGGCAGTCATGCCAATTGGCAATTTTAAATTAGATAGACCACAAAAAAGCACAATATACCTGTGCGTCAGTAATTTGTCGGAGAGGAGAACCGCCACCTATGGATGCATAACCTTCCTTACTCTTTGGTGCTCTCACTACCGATATGAATTTTGCAAGTGGCTTCTGCAGAAAGCGAAAGAGCCTAGGAAGACGGATAATGTCCTGCAATCATGCATCATGGGATATATAATTAGGAGGAAAAGACCTGCATTACGATGTAGTAATACGCATCGACTCTGTCTTTGCATCCATCTTTCTATCTCAAACATTCATAAAAATGATGTTACAGAGCTAGGCTCAATGTTGATTAATGAATACAAATAAACATGCCATTTGCACAAAAACAGTATTATATAGCTGGACTCTCTGCATATCAGCAATATATTGAACTTGGTGCACATTCCAGTGAAGATTTAAGTAACTGACATTAATTATTTTTGCACCAAAATTGGTAAACCTGCAAGGCAATAATAGTATGAAAAAAATAGCAAGTCAAAAACTTAGAAGCTAGTGTTGTTTTGCAGTATGTTAATTACCGGATCTGCAAAAAGATTAAACAAGAAAGGCTGCACATCATCAAGAGTCTCTGGGCCCCCAAGATTCAGCAAGAGAACACCGATTTTCTCATTGCCAACCAAAAGTTTTCTCAAATCTGATTGGGCAGTAAGAACTGCCTCTGATGCTGATGAATATCCTCTAAAGTGCTGACTCAAGTCAGGCGATGTTTGAGAAGACCACCCCAAGTTGCAGTTAACAGAAATTCCTGGGCGGTCGCCAGCTGAGCAAGGTTTAACTGTCCTTGATAGATTGACCCTGTTAGACACAGTGGCTATGTTAGATAAAACATTGGCAATGGTATTTTTGTAGTAATAGAAAAAGTACAGTCTATGCACACCCATCACTGCCGCAGTTCAGCAGAAAAGGAGAGGTGTGGTGCAGGGAATCAGATACAGGTGCGGGTGCCTGCATCCCTTGTTATGCTCAAACATAGACATGATCATTAATACAAACATCATAGCTCATTTACGCAGTCACAGCAAGTGAATGGTATAGGAACATGGTCAGTGGTCGCTGCATGCTACGGGAATGAACCTTTGACAGGTCCAAATAGCACGTATGCCGCATACAAAGTTACCAACCATCGAGGCAGAAGAGAGCTACTAGCAGATCTAGTAAATCCTTTTTGCATTGGCATCAGAACATAGAGCATCTGCCACACAAGTGACAAGGCATACCTGGCGGAATTCCGGGGCGCGGGCCTCTTGGGGAAATGCGACGGCCCGGCCTCCACTCTCCCCATCTCCACCACGCCCCTCGTGCTCGCCTGGCTCGAAGACCACATCCTCCCCCTCCCCTGCGCGTCAAAGTGGATCCACCCGCGTAAAACCCCACCGCAGAAAAGGGACGAAC is a window encoding:
- the LOC8064288 gene encoding ferrochelatase-2, chloroplastic, whose product is MWSSSQASTRGVVEMGRVEAGPSHFPKRPAPRNSARVNLSRTVKPCSAGDRPGISVNCNLGWSSQTSPDLSQHFRGYSSASEAVLTAQSDLRKLLVGNEKIGVLLLNLGGPETLDDVQPFLFNLFADPDIIRLPRLFRFLQKPLAKFISVVRAPKSKEGYASIGGGSPLRQITDAQAEALREALCGKDVPAKVYVGMRYWHPFTEEAIEQIKRDGITKLVVLPLYPQFSISTSGSSLRLLESIFREDEYLVNMQHTVIPSWYQREGYIKSMATLIENELTKFPVPQKVMIFFSAHGVPLAYVEEAGDPYKAEMEECVDLIMEELEKRGITNPCTLAYQSRVGPVEWLKPYTDETIIELGQKGVKSLLAVPISFVSEHIETLEEIDVEYKELALESGIKHWGRVPALGCEPTFISDLADAVIESLPYVGAMAVSNLEARQSLVPLGSVEELLAAYDSKRDELPPPVIVWEWGWTKSAETWNGRAAMLAVLALLVLEVTTGEGFLHQWGILPRLH